The stretch of DNA AACACAGCTCACACAGCGGAACTCTGACTATGTGAACATCCTGTCTAGCATGAGGGATGTGACCGCATCCCCATCACTGCCGTCTGTCAACTAGTGCATCAGTCTTTGACATAAATGGTTTGTTAAACTTCTGTAAAGACAACAAACTTTCAACACGACCTGCTTTTACTACAATACTGCTGTAATCTTACTCTGACGTGCTGAGTGTCAGACGTGGGGCTACTGTACGCTCGGCCTGCTGCCTGCGCTCTGTTTTCCCTCTAAATGAGTCCTGCCATAATGAAATTAGCCTGGTCAATTAGCTCAGCTAGACTGCTCTATGAATTTATGTAAGTGGGTTTGGTATTTTACGCATGCTCGCTGAAAGGTCAAGACAGTGAGCGGTTGTCTCTTCAAAATGTGAATTTTGGTGAATATTGATGGACTGACGTTGTGTTTTGTCAGCTAGAATGTGACCAGCATGTCTAATGGCTCCGTTTGGTCCcgttgcaaacacacacgcgcacacagaaacAATGGAAAGGACTCAAGGTTATTTATAAGTCTGCATAAACCAGGCCAAAGTCTGTGGGACTGATAATTACATAATATGCTTCTTACTGACCAACTGGACAACTATTACTAACAATTAGTAAAAGCAAAGCTCTCTGTTTTGTCAATCTTTGATAACTTAATAATTATCTACCATCTGAAATGTGATGAAATGTGAgaaattaaacataaatatatagatTTAAACATAAATCAAATCACATTGAATTTTTTCATAATTGTTTTTCAGTTTAGTAACAATTACCTTAAATTACCTATTAAAGTGACTCAGGTGTAAAAAGGCTAAAGAAAAAACTGCAGCTATTTGGGAATTCTCACTATATAAATgtctattaataatttaatatcaaGGCATCCCACCTATTTGCCTGCTAATGGattaaatgattattttaataattgctTCAACACTGAATAGCTGTCAAACAGATGCTTAATGTTGCCACCCTGAGCTCATGATGGTTCGTTTTTGGACATCTGCGTTGACCTTCCAGTTGCAGTAGAGGCACAATGTTGAAGACGCAGGGAGAACAACCGGCCCAACCATCAAACACAAGCTCACGCCTTCACTGTAGCTCGTAGTTGCAGTGAAGTGGACTCGTAGTGAAGCACACTGCTCCTAATCTTACAGCATCCTCCCATGGGTGGCGTTCGAGGTCAGCCAAGTAAAGCATCTTAAATAACCCGTGACCTTTGACTTATCCTAACTAATAGACTGCTGGAATGACATGCAGACGGAAAATGCACAGGAGCATCGTCCCGTCTCCAGCTTCGCCCTCTTATCAGACATCTGTGCCCTGACCTCCTCTGGCCGCGCATTCACACCAAACCGTGCGAGCGACATGGGGTGAACTAAAGCTCCCTGACGCTCACGCTCGCTTTTAAATCTAGGGCACGGGAGAGCGCGACACAAAACAGACAGCAGCgtcagatttaaaaataaaagattaaatgCTTGtcagttgaaaaaaaaactaaatatctCCCTCTGTCATGCGCACGCACGGAAACTTCACAAACTCAAGATGAAGTCAATATATTAAAAAGCTCAAAAGATTATATGGGATGAAAGGCACATTCAGGATTCTCAGATGACCATCAATGAATACAAAATCTATTTTTATTAaagctgcttgttgtgttgacagcaaacaaagattaaaacattGTTGAGCGCAGTCGCACACAGCAACGAGAACGCCAGCCCATGAAGGTACCTGTGGCAAAATGGCGTCTCTAACATCACCGGGTGAGAGTCGAGGcggggggctgtgtgtgtgtgtgtgtgtgtgtgtgtgtgtgtgtgtgtgtgtgtgcgagctgcATGTTGTTCGCTGTGGCAACAGGTCGGCTTTCTCAGTCTGCCAGGATACATTACACCCCGCGCTGTGATCAGAGATGAGCTCCCATCAGGAAGGGAGAGTTTAATTAAACAGAGCCGATCAGCTCCTCTCTGCTATGATGACGGATAAGACGGACTAGAAATAGCAACGAAGGGAGAAAATTAGGAAAATTAGAAGTAGATAATAAGGAAAATGAAGCTGGTCCCAGACTTGAAGGAAAGTTACATACAACAGTAGCATCAACACAGAATGAAGCACAGCCACTGTATGAAGGAAGGTTTGAAATCACAATAACGGAGTTAATTACTCATAAGCACGTTAATGAGCATTTCTTTGAGGTCACACATCGGTAACCCAAGCAGGCCTCCAGCCTCCGAGTgcaagtgtgtgaatgtgccagtgtgtgtgtgtgtgtggaaaacagAGATAGTGCTGATTCAGGAGGGATAGATGAAGGTGACCCttgcctgctcctgctgcctgtcTCACCACCTGATATTGATCCCAGTTGCACAACTCAAATCTGACTCAAGGATACACAGATTTACTGCCTCCGCGACATCTCAAATAAGGGACTGTGCAGATTGTAACTCCACACATTCTCATCGATTAGCTATTGATTTGCTCCCTATACATTAAGCGGTGACCAAACCGCttatcagtggtttatataatGCAGAATAACTTATATACTGCATTCTAGACGAGCACACGAGCAACATTTCCAGCAAGAGggtgttgttactgttgttgcTGGAATTTCATGTGAGACACAACGTGAACTGTTGAGAACTAAGAATAGAGCAGGCTACAGCGGCGGAATCCAAATGAACTGGCTGGGAGCAAAGGTTTTGGACCACAGATGGGAGAATGTGCCTGCGTATCCCTGCCCTGTCAAGGGTAAGCAGCCtcgcgcccacacacacacacacacacacacacacacacacacacacacacacacacacacacacacagtcacacatgcagactTTGTTTTCACCACACCTTATAACAGCAGCATGAATATGCATGATGCCGAAGGACACAGGAGGTACATAATTAGACAATCAAGCAAGTCCCAGTTGACATGCGGTACTATGACAGACGAGGAAATGCACCTCGCTTCATCCTCCCCTCTCGTTAGCAGCAAAAGCAGAGTCATGTTCCTACATCAACATGCATTTCCACTTAGAGGCAGTCCAACATCAGGCTGGGAACTAGAATGGAGAGTAAGACCCAAAATTAAAGCAAAACACTGTACTCAAAGTGCAGAACGAGGGCTGGTCGCGTGGACTGATAGACACGTTGAGGAGTGTATGAGCCAGAGAGGCATCAGAGCATGTGCGGACGGTCGGACGCCACAtgtctctgcttctcttccaACAAATTAATGATTCGTAACAACAGCATAACCTTGACTGCTCTCCAAGCACAGAGCAGCGCACGCTGTGAAGTCAGGGTCACACATCCATCACTTCCAAACAAGCGCCGTGTGTCGCGTAGGGACCCaccctgcacaaacaaacaagcgacGTGGCGCTCGGAGCCAGGGGGCAttcctgcacacatgcatgaacacacacacacacacaaacacacacacacacacacacacacacacacacacacacacacacacacacacacacacacacacacacacacctggctctGAGCTGCACTTTTCGCAAGTGTGTTTCTCATCGCAAAAAGAAACACAGGTGCGGTGCGGTTGCGTTCCATTAGGACCTCGGGAGCAATTAAAAAGGTCTTCACAAACTTTCAGAGTtatacacacagaaacacagcggATCACCTGCTGTCAGTGGAAGTGAAGCTCATCTGTCAAAATGACACTCTCATCCCTAAGATCTGCCACCATCATCAAAACCTCACATTGTTCACTCTCTTACAGACACGCTGATTagtttacatgcacacactcacactttcaccctttctctctctctctctctctccctctctctctctctctctcttcctccctcagacacacacaaacaacacattctcaGATTTCTGGCATTTAGGCAAAATACTGACCTGCCTTggcgctgacacacacacattcttttcaAGCAGTTCAGCCTTTCAAAGAGGATCCGTTTGAACGCGTCTATATACATTGACCCGACTGAGGTTAAATAACAACCCTAGACTGGAATAAATACGACTtggttggttaaaaaaaaacgcCACAATGGTATTATGGTAAAAACAGTGTGGCAATGCGGTGGTGAGTAGATGGTAAACCACGGGATCCCAGAGGAAGTCAGAGACGATGTGCGCGGCTGACGGGATATTTGGACACTAGTGATGCTGCGAGCTGTGGTGATcttgtagagagagagagagagagagagagagagagagagaggagcgagcagAGGGGAGCGAGTGAGggaaaatacacacagacacatgcacacagactaTCGGGCAAATCTGACATCGGCCGGTTAtaaattcagcagctgctgcactgctacaGGCAATAAACCATAGAAGATGGAAACGCGTCGTGTCCAAAACGAACTGATTTAACTTACACAGCCAAGTAATCGCCTACTGAATAATAAGTACTGGACTTCGATTTTGACTGAGAAGTGATTCTTACCTTCATGTTCGCTTCCTCCTGGTCAAATCCTCGCTGCTGGCACTGCGCTCGGCCGATCCGGCAGATTAATTACTCAGATGCGGGTTTCGGTTGGTCCTGTTGGAGCAAtcaacaaaaagacaaacgtCGGTAATATCGATTTCACCGGGTGGAGGTGTCATTGAACGGCGGGCGCGGTGCTCTTAGTTGCCGAAGATTAGATTAGAGATACGGGCTTTGCTGCCCAGTAGGAAGTGTGGTGAGGgtcgcgctgctgctcctgagaaACACCTTTGCGTAAAGCAAAAACGACGAAAGGTTAATGCACACGTTTATCTGGGGAAGTTGGAGAGCACTGAGGGGAGGGAGTATAAAGAGTTAAAAGTACCGCCCCTTATTATTCCTGCCCTCTCTGTAcctgcagcaccagcatcacTGTTCACAGTTACGACCTAAAGGCGTGAAGTCCTGGTCAGTATTGCCAGTGCTTATTTATGCACATGTTACAACGTAGAATAATACAACGCTTttagctgcagaaacaaattagACAAATTTTCCCAATGAAGCAAATATATTGATATTATTAAACTATCTGCCCGCAAACGCCaatcattgttgttttttcaaaacataaaaaataattcattattaataattatcaTATTAGATAAAATGCATTTAGCTAAAACCAGAACGTAAAACGTTGCTACTTAAATTGAGAGACGTTTTGTAActactgtaaaattaaaaaaaataaactaggATGTTTTACTTGTTGTATGTACGTACTGTTTTTGCAACGTATCATTTGAAACGTGCTTCGCCACAACAACCTACATCTTTCTCAAGTCTACTCTGTGATGAGGAAAACTGCGCCTTTAAATCTGTCGCCTGACGGGAATTGTGGTCGTTTGTGGTTCAGACACCAGCAAAAGCAACGTAATAAAACTACAACTACCAGAATGTTTTTCTCGCAGTTACTTCGCCACAAACAATAATGGCGTCGCACGAAGATGCAGGTTTTTCGAAGTCTGCTACATCTGAGGATCAGGGGGAAAGAAAACCACCAGTGTCATTTGGTTTTACTAAAACAGTTAGCAAATTTAAACCGTCTAGTAACGACTCTGCGGCTAATAAGGATGACAAAGATTACTTGACCGGAATTCATGGGAATGAATTGCAGAGGTGCGGTTCgaatgctaatgctagctagtTTACTGCTAATCCTACGTTAATCTTACGTTTCTGTGCTAGCTACTGACTAGTAACTGTtagcaaatgtaaaatgtgtattTCACTTTTCTTGACTAAATAGGTTTTTCTTCCCAATCCAACAGTTCAAAACCGTCAGAGAAGCCCAAAGAGCTGATCATCCCTCTCATCCAGAAGAACCGCTGGTTCAAAGCGGACCGAACGAGCCAGGTCGAGAACAGCGTAGGTAAAACACAAGAAACGACCCAGACGACCCACGATAGTGACTCTATGGTATCCCAGGCTGTCAAAGAACTCATCGAAGGTGTGTGAGCGTATCTATTGTACGTTTTGGTGACCAAACATGACagttattgttttgtatttatagaCTTTACCTCATGTTTGTAGATTCACGGAGGCAACTGGAGCAGTGGCAGAATGGTCCGCAACCAGAAAGTAACCTGAACCTCAGCATCCCTTTGTTGATGCAAAACAAAGTGCCCGAAGGCTTCGAGGATGGAGAGCACATAAAGGTGGATCTACGACCTGAATCTGTAAGTGTGAATTTAAAAGCAGGAGCTTGTTTTCTCTATGCACTAGGGTTCACAGAAAGGAACATTACTGATTTCACATTAAGACAAAGTGTTAAACacttaattaaaaatatataactCATTTATTTAGAAAGGCTTAGTATAAAAGTTGGCAGCATTGGACCATTTTGTTTGGTGTGTCTTTGCTGTTCAATGACGTCAGCATCTTTCCAACAGGATCTTTAGACTGAAACTACTTTGAGAAAGTCAGTCAAAATGTTCACGGTTTAATTTCATTATTAGGAACACTAAAGAAGACAGTCAAGTCATAGAAAATACTCCCATACAAGAGCTCCATTTCGGGGTAAATAATTATATTAGATCAACAGTCTGAATTAGAATTCTGAAGTACATAGTTTTGTCAAAACAATTTTAGATGACCGTGAGTTATTTTAATGCGCATAAGAAATACTTGACAAAGCTTGAATGAAATGTAAGTTTGATTATGCTCATTAGTTCTTATTGTCATCTGACTAGAACAGTCCTGTGTTCACATGCATGTATAGGTTCAGATCACAGTGTCGGTACAGTGAGTCTTTTGTGTTAGACAGGCGTCAACATTCTTCCCAGAGACATGCAGGCAGCCAATCgcatctgtgtgtttcttttcatATGACCTCACTTGCCTTGTCACTGTCATTCCATATCTGCTCTCAGTCACTATAGAAGTGACTGTCAGAACATGCGAGTCAGGGAAAACTTGCTCACTGTGGCCCAGAGCTCATTTTAATATAGTCTATGCTGCGAGAGGGAGCTCCTAGCTCCCCTCAGAGAGTAGCCTTcagtacagagagagagcgagaaagatgAGCGAGATCACTTCTCTGAGGAGATCCGTTGCCTGATGGTTTTAGTTTGCTTGTCTTGAATCTGATAGCCTGAAGCCATAAGGCTGAGTAAGACCTAAATCACAaactgcctccctctgtcatTTGCTTCAAACTATTTGAAACTCAGAGATTACATAAACCCTTTAATAAGCTCAAATGCACATGTTTACTGCACACtgtagtttgtgtttctgtggaagTTTGAGCATTTTATGTACATCTCTGGATTCTCACCTACCTCATGTAACTGTATGCGTTTGTTAGTCAACAGAGGCAGATTATGAAAATGTTCCTGTTGAGGCTTATGGACTCGCCATGCTGAAGGGGATGGGATGGAAGAAAGGTGAAGGCATTGGACGCACCTTTAAACAGTATGTACCGGCTTACCATAATTCCTTCTAATTTAACAATTATGACATTATGCTAAATCTTTAGTGTTTTTTCCTATCAGTCTCCAAAGAAAAAAGCATGAGAATTCTGTTGCTGAGTCAAAAAACCTTAAATATTAGAAAAAGTTCAATTGAATTATTGATCAAAACATGTTACATGAACCTTTTTATTGTGACAATTCACATTACATCTAGTAAATATTGTGACTTTAAATTACAACAGAAATCGTCTTAACTTGCAGCAACTTcactaaatatatttttaaaaaatcattgAAGTAATTTAATGTTCTAATCAGGTTATTGAACTGAATATTGATTTTCTATACTGTGCTACTGACTTTGTTGTTACAGTTAGTggaatttaaatgtttttgaacATTAATCTATATATTAAAGACTAGCAATTTTCATTGTGCATTAATACATGTAGTGTTCTCCTTTTTCGATTAGGAGACGCATTTAATCTTGCAGAACATTTGTTCTGTAGAACGTCCTGCGCGTTTAAATGTCTTCATATTGATTAACACTGTTACTTCCTGTCTCACAGAGATGTAAAGCCAATAGAACATCAGCTCCGTCCAAAAGGTTTAGGTTTGGGAGCTGATCGTTCAGCAATAAAGGACCTAGAGCCCAGCAAACATAAGCGTCCCCCCAAGCCAGGAGACGagcgagagaaggaggaggaactggTGATGGGTCCTGGCGGCTGTGTGCTGGTGGAGTCGGGGGCACATAAAGAGCTGTATGGCAAGGTAAACATCTGTTGACCATCTATGACAAGTACCTCTTAAATATTGTGCTAACTTTCACATGTGTTACAGATTGAAGGTGTTGACCCAGACAATGCTCGAGTCATGGTGAAGCTGGCTATTGGTGGAAAGACGGTGACAATCAGTCAGTACGCGATTAAACTGGTTGGGCACAAGGAATATGAAAAGAACAGCAAAGACCTCAGTGAGtaacaatgaaataaatgaaatggaaaaggcAAGCATTTATAGAAGAGATC from Betta splendens chromosome 7, fBetSpl5.4, whole genome shotgun sequence encodes:
- the gpkow gene encoding G-patch domain and KOW motifs-containing protein, with the protein product MASHEDAGFSKSATSEDQGERKPPVSFGFTKTVSKFKPSSNDSAANKDDKDYLTGIHGNELQSSKPSEKPKELIIPLIQKNRWFKADRTSQVENSVGKTQETTQTTHDSDSMVSQAVKELIEDSRRQLEQWQNGPQPESNLNLSIPLLMQNKVPEGFEDGEHIKVDLRPESSTEADYENVPVEAYGLAMLKGMGWKKGEGIGRTFKQDVKPIEHQLRPKGLGLGADRSAIKDLEPSKHKRPPKPGDEREKEEELVMGPGGCVLVESGAHKELYGKIEGVDPDNARVMVKLAIGGKTVTISQYAIKLVGHKEYEKNSKDLSRLSKAHKDKEREKEKEKEREKDHQRRKGTESQSNGDVAKFKASERDERKRKHRESSQDREKPPVKEARRPPAPPSWLQRDLKVRFIDKAFKGGRYYNSKMRVEDVLTPTTCVCRTEEGRVLDDVKQVMLETIVPKSEYDSVMVVLGEYRGQIGRILQRDKIKCRAMVQLDRYEEKVFALDYDSICHYVGATEH